One Yimella lutea DNA window includes the following coding sequences:
- a CDS encoding peptidoglycan-binding protein, with protein sequence MTITTPRHQKQRPGLLGKVAARKSLVLGGTALAVPATAVGTMTAPAQAAAPVQAARPAATPIAATPIAATPVKTAPTAPTNVVSLRYGSSGALVKVVQQRLNIVVDGDFGPATLRAVRAFQTQKNLYVDGVVGPVTWQALGGFPTSVTAEPPAPPTTPQPPTPGTPTTPPRTDGVVSLSYGSSGALVKVVQQRLNIVVDGDFGPATLRAVRVFQTQKNLYVDGVVGPATWQALGGFPTSVTPEPPTTPEPPVPPVTPPPVTPPAACDVTTVRFGSTGAVVVELQKRLGGNVLADGVFGPATLASVRALQTSKGLPVTGVVDDATWAAIGGFPCDIAHPPTTPEPPADGTVGQRIIDTAKQYLGIPYVWGGATPSGGFDCSGLTQYVYAKVGLSIPRVASAQQRFLTKVSTPQPGDLVFFGSPAYHVGIWVSEGRMIAAPYPGQVVRLQPIYNTPTGFGRFVS encoded by the coding sequence ATGACGATCACCACGCCTCGGCACCAGAAGCAGCGCCCGGGTCTCCTGGGCAAGGTTGCCGCCCGCAAGTCCCTCGTTCTCGGTGGAACGGCCCTCGCCGTCCCCGCGACGGCTGTCGGCACGATGACAGCCCCGGCGCAAGCCGCTGCGCCGGTTCAGGCAGCGCGACCGGCCGCGACGCCGATCGCCGCGACGCCGATCGCCGCGACGCCGGTCAAGACGGCTCCTACGGCGCCGACGAATGTGGTGAGCCTGCGCTACGGCTCGTCCGGTGCGTTGGTGAAGGTCGTCCAGCAGCGGTTGAACATCGTGGTGGACGGCGACTTCGGTCCGGCCACACTGCGTGCGGTGCGTGCTTTCCAGACGCAGAAGAACCTGTATGTCGATGGTGTCGTCGGTCCGGTCACCTGGCAGGCACTGGGTGGCTTCCCCACCTCCGTCACTGCGGAGCCGCCGGCTCCGCCGACCACCCCGCAACCGCCTACGCCGGGGACGCCCACCACCCCGCCGCGGACCGACGGTGTCGTGAGCCTGAGTTACGGCTCGTCCGGTGCGTTGGTGAAGGTCGTCCAGCAGCGGTTGAACATCGTGGTGGACGGTGACTTCGGTCCGGCCACACTGCGTGCGGTGCGTGTTTTCCAGACGCAGAAGAACTTGTACGTCGATGGTGTCGTCGGTCCGGCGACCTGGCAGGCGCTGGGTGGCTTCCCCACCTCCGTCACTCCGGAGCCGCCGACCACCCCGGAGCCGCCCGTTCCCCCGGTGACCCCGCCCCCGGTCACGCCTCCTGCGGCCTGCGATGTTACGACCGTCCGCTTCGGCTCGACCGGTGCCGTGGTCGTCGAACTGCAAAAGCGCCTGGGTGGGAACGTTCTTGCCGACGGTGTCTTCGGCCCGGCAACGTTGGCCTCGGTCCGTGCGCTGCAGACGTCCAAGGGTCTGCCGGTCACCGGAGTCGTCGACGACGCGACCTGGGCGGCCATCGGTGGATTCCCCTGCGACATCGCACACCCCCCGACCACCCCCGAACCGCCGGCCGACGGCACGGTGGGCCAGCGCATCATCGACACCGCCAAGCAGTACCTCGGCATCCCGTACGTGTGGGGCGGAGCGACTCCTTCCGGCGGTTTCGACTGCTCGGGCCTGACGCAGTACGTGTATGCCAAAGTCGGTCTGTCGATCCCGCGCGTGGCCAGCGCGCAGCAGCGCTTCCTGACCAAGGTCAGCACGCCGCAGCCGGGTGACCTCGTCTTCTTCGGTTCGCCTGCTTACCACGTCGGTATCTGGGTGTCCGAAGGAAGGATGATCGCGGCTCCGTACCCGGGCCAGGTCGTTCGTCTGCAGCCGATCTACAACACCCCCACCGGTTTCGGCCGCTTCGTCAGCTGA
- a CDS encoding C40 family peptidase yields MGSYKPRHLKQEQSVVSSIVSRRGLAVAAATVTVVPVALSESASAAPAPAAVASSAKAAPIKAAGAYNVSYGARGYWVELLQYRLQRKGYAIAKDRSYGPQTLWAVKSVQRRAGIYANGYVGDSTWRALGGVPGGGYVSRSAPRTSTSGSSIVRIAQQYHGVPYVWGGTTPNGFDCSGFTQYVHRKAGKSIPRTASAQQAGARRVYSPVPGDLVFSGFPAYHVSIYAGNGYEVSARMPGTSIVTKKIWGYKNYGRY; encoded by the coding sequence ATGGGTTCCTACAAGCCTCGCCATCTCAAGCAGGAGCAGAGCGTCGTCTCCTCCATCGTGAGCCGCCGCGGTCTGGCTGTTGCAGCCGCCACCGTAACCGTGGTTCCGGTCGCTCTGTCCGAGTCCGCCAGCGCAGCTCCGGCTCCCGCCGCGGTCGCATCGTCGGCCAAGGCCGCTCCGATCAAGGCCGCCGGTGCCTACAACGTCAGCTACGGCGCACGTGGCTACTGGGTCGAACTGCTCCAGTACCGCCTGCAGCGCAAGGGCTACGCCATCGCGAAGGACCGTTCGTACGGTCCGCAGACCCTCTGGGCGGTCAAGTCGGTTCAGCGCCGAGCCGGTATCTATGCCAACGGTTATGTCGGTGACTCCACCTGGCGCGCCCTCGGTGGAGTGCCCGGCGGCGGGTACGTCTCGCGTAGCGCACCGCGCACGAGCACCAGCGGGTCGTCCATCGTTCGCATCGCGCAGCAGTACCACGGTGTTCCCTACGTCTGGGGCGGCACCACGCCGAACGGCTTCGACTGCTCCGGCTTCACGCAGTACGTCCATCGCAAGGCCGGCAAGAGCATTCCGCGTACCGCCAGTGCCCAGCAGGCCGGCGCACGCCGCGTCTACAGCCCGGTGCCCGGCGACCTAGTCTTCTCCGGTTTCCCGGCGTACCACGTGTCGATCTACGCCGGCAACGGCTACGAGGTGTCCGCGCGTATGCCCGGTACCTCCATCGTCACCAAGAAGATCTGGGGCTACAAGAACTACGGTCGCTACTGA
- a CDS encoding MATE family efflux transporter — MNRDSSAMDVAPVDPRDVLRLAVPAFLTLIAEPLFLLTDSAIVGHLGTVPLAALGVASAVLLTAAGVFVFLAYATTSVVARRIGSGRRTAALEAGVDGMWLAILLGVPTAAGVAVFAEPLCRVMGADGAVLDPAVTYLRIAALGIPSLLVVSAATGVLRGFQDTRTPLVIATAGFTANAILNYLLVYPLDLGIAGSAIGTVIAQSGAAAAFAFLVLRRAGAAGARLAFHPGDVLAAARVGAPLLVRTIALRAAFLLTTWVAAALGVIPLAAHQVAMNVFSLLAFALDALAIAAQALIGTGLGAGDAPYARRATSLMTRWGWLGGLGLGVITAASAWILPPLFTSDPQVRSTLTVALLVLAVTQPISGAVFVLDGVLMGAGDNRALAWLSIATLAAYVPVLLLARELGTSKSPQVGIALLWGALAWFMAARWFALRQRARSDAWLVVGAR; from the coding sequence GTGAACCGCGACTCATCCGCGATGGACGTCGCCCCGGTCGATCCACGCGACGTCCTCCGTCTTGCCGTACCGGCTTTCCTCACGCTCATTGCCGAACCGTTGTTCCTACTCACCGACAGTGCGATCGTGGGTCACCTCGGCACCGTGCCGTTGGCTGCTCTCGGAGTTGCGTCCGCCGTCCTGCTCACTGCCGCCGGCGTATTCGTCTTCCTGGCCTACGCGACGACCTCGGTGGTGGCTCGTCGTATCGGTTCCGGGCGACGGACGGCAGCCCTCGAGGCCGGGGTGGACGGTATGTGGTTGGCGATTCTGCTCGGCGTCCCCACCGCTGCCGGGGTTGCGGTCTTCGCCGAGCCGTTGTGCCGGGTCATGGGAGCGGACGGCGCCGTCCTCGATCCGGCAGTCACCTACCTGCGGATCGCCGCACTCGGCATCCCGTCCCTGCTTGTCGTGTCGGCCGCCACCGGAGTCCTGCGGGGCTTCCAGGACACCCGCACTCCCCTGGTCATCGCCACCGCGGGCTTCACCGCCAACGCGATCCTCAACTATCTTCTGGTGTATCCGCTCGACCTCGGTATCGCCGGGTCGGCGATCGGCACGGTGATCGCGCAGAGCGGCGCCGCGGCGGCCTTCGCGTTCCTGGTGTTGCGCCGGGCAGGTGCGGCGGGTGCCCGTCTCGCCTTCCACCCCGGGGACGTCCTGGCGGCGGCCCGTGTCGGCGCCCCGCTGCTGGTCCGCACCATCGCCCTGCGTGCGGCGTTCCTGCTCACCACCTGGGTGGCAGCCGCCCTCGGAGTGATCCCGCTGGCTGCTCACCAGGTCGCGATGAACGTGTTCAGCCTCCTCGCCTTCGCCCTCGACGCCCTGGCCATCGCCGCGCAGGCACTCATCGGTACCGGCCTGGGCGCCGGGGACGCTCCCTACGCGCGGCGCGCCACGTCCTTGATGACCCGCTGGGGCTGGCTCGGCGGACTCGGGTTGGGCGTGATCACCGCCGCGTCCGCTTGGATCCTTCCCCCGCTGTTCACCTCCGACCCGCAAGTGCGCTCGACTCTCACGGTCGCGCTCCTGGTGCTGGCGGTCACGCAGCCGATCTCCGGAGCAGTGTTCGTGCTCGACGGCGTCCTGATGGGCGCCGGAGACAACAGGGCTCTCGCATGGCTGTCGATCGCCACCCTGGCCGCGTACGTGCCCGTGCTGCTGCTCGCGCGCGAGCTGGGCACTTCGAAGTCACCGCAGGTCGGCATCGCCCTGCTCTGGGGAGCGCTGGCCTGGTTCATGGCGGCGCGCTGGTTCGCGTTACGGCAACGCGCGCGTTCGGACGCGTGGCTGGTGGTCGGTGCGCGCTGA
- the rplI gene encoding 50S ribosomal protein L9 produces the protein MKIILTHEVHGLGSAGDVVDVKDGYARNYLLPRSLATPWTKGGQKQVESITKAREVRAVKSLDDAKALKGSLENAKVNLQARSGQSGRLFGAVTTAEIADAVKDAGAGNVDRRTIQVKQPIRSLGEHEVEVRLHPEVAATLKLNVVAAK, from the coding sequence ATGAAGATCATCCTGACCCACGAGGTCCACGGCCTCGGTTCCGCCGGTGACGTCGTCGACGTCAAGGACGGCTACGCCCGCAACTACCTGCTTCCCCGCAGCCTGGCCACCCCCTGGACCAAGGGCGGCCAAAAGCAGGTCGAGTCGATCACCAAGGCCCGCGAGGTCCGCGCGGTGAAGTCGCTCGACGACGCCAAGGCGCTCAAGGGCTCGCTGGAGAACGCGAAGGTCAACCTGCAGGCACGCTCCGGTCAGTCCGGCCGCCTGTTCGGTGCAGTCACCACCGCCGAGATCGCCGACGCGGTCAAGGACGCCGGTGCCGGCAACGTCGACCGTCGCACCATCCAGGTCAAGCAGCCGATCCGTTCGCTCGGTGAGCACGAGGTCGAGGTGCGCCTGCACCCCGAGGTCGCTGCCACCCTCAAGCTGAACGTGGTCGCCGCCAAGTAA
- the rpsR gene encoding 30S ribosomal protein S18, with protein sequence MAKPVVRKPKKKANPLKAAKVEKIDYKDVATLRKFISDRGKIRARRVTGVSVQEQRLIANAVKNAREMALLPYSSSAR encoded by the coding sequence ATGGCCAAGCCCGTTGTGCGTAAGCCCAAGAAGAAGGCCAACCCGCTGAAGGCGGCGAAGGTCGAGAAGATCGACTACAAGGACGTCGCAACGCTGCGCAAGTTCATCAGCGACCGCGGCAAGATCCGCGCCCGCCGCGTGACCGGTGTGTCTGTGCAGGAACAGCGCCTGATCGCCAACGCCGTCAAGAACGCGCGCGAGATGGCCCTGTTGCCGTACTCGTCGTCGGCTCGCTGA
- a CDS encoding single-stranded DNA-binding protein: MAAGDTVITIIGNLTQDPELRFTPSGAAVANFTVASTPRQFDRQTNEWKDGETLFMRCSVWRDAAENVAESLNRGSRVIVSGRLKSRSFETKEGEKRTVVEMDVDEVGPSLRYATAKVNKTQRGGGGNFGGGQQGGSGQGGNFGGGAPQEDPWATGGSNNYGGGNSGGNSGGGQQGGGWNAGPGYDEPPF, from the coding sequence ATGGCCGCAGGCGACACCGTCATCACCATCATCGGCAACCTCACTCAGGATCCGGAACTGCGGTTCACGCCGTCCGGAGCCGCTGTCGCGAACTTCACCGTGGCGTCCACGCCGCGGCAGTTCGACCGTCAGACCAACGAGTGGAAGGACGGCGAAACGCTGTTCATGCGATGCTCGGTGTGGCGTGACGCCGCCGAGAACGTCGCCGAGTCGCTCAACCGCGGCTCGCGCGTGATCGTGTCGGGTCGCCTGAAGTCGCGTTCGTTCGAGACCAAGGAAGGCGAGAAGCGCACCGTGGTCGAGATGGACGTCGACGAAGTCGGCCCCTCGCTGCGCTACGCAACCGCAAAGGTCAACAAGACCCAGCGCGGTGGCGGCGGCAACTTCGGTGGCGGACAGCAGGGCGGCTCCGGCCAGGGCGGCAACTTCGGCGGCGGTGCGCCGCAGGAGGACCCGTGGGCCACCGGTGGTTCGAACAACTACGGCGGGGGCAATTCCGGGGGCAACTCCGGTGGTGGCCAGCAGGGCGGCGGATGGAACGCCGGCCCCGGCTACGACGAACCGCCGTTCTGA
- the rpsF gene encoding 30S ribosomal protein S6: protein MRQYELMIILDPELDERTVQPSLDKMLAVVTKDGGTVDNIDLWGRRRLAYDIKKKSEGIYAVVNMTAESATAKELDRQLGLNESILRTKLLRADA from the coding sequence ATGCGTCAGTACGAACTCATGATCATCCTCGACCCCGAGCTTGACGAGCGCACGGTCCAGCCCTCGCTGGACAAGATGCTCGCAGTCGTGACCAAGGATGGTGGCACCGTCGACAACATCGACCTGTGGGGCCGCCGTCGCCTGGCTTACGACATCAAGAAGAAGTCCGAGGGTATCTACGCCGTGGTCAACATGACCGCGGAGTCGGCAACCGCCAAGGAGCTTGACCGCCAGCTGGGTCTCAACGAGTCCATCCTGCGCACCAAGCTGCTGCGCGCCGACGCCTGA
- a CDS encoding glycosyltransferase family 87 protein, translated as MTGPANDDLRLTVPSRGEGVAGWSSQVIGGPVGRYAAVGRRGISYSVTVLSALASVMVALGALSKAYCISNGWGAPDSLWRTCYSDLAVGLTTEGGPWAKGSAGDNQPVLTAVLHWVIRQITPDGSTLAVQQYYFAFGAVVIALSVAAAVIALAGALRDTPWLAAHLALSPVLITASLVSFDAFGVALATIGLVLWLRDNSLAAGVLLGAAVMARTYPLIIVAAIVLVALRDRRTADLTRLLAAGTAVVVVCFGVAHLAGGDPFTVYRTWNAAAPGYGSPWFVLTLLKVPVAASTATWLVVAGWVLALLVGVYLVRRPRHLTPLPPLALTMLVIVMATGKTFPVQQALWILPLLALTAVRWREHLLWAGVEVAYFVLTMLYIASRSDVDKGVPAALYLVFALIRLIAWGAITWISWETAEELQDFHDPDGAARHEEWTTRQSSTAADEGTGFSTGDGRDSLIVSDRL; from the coding sequence GTGACCGGGCCCGCGAACGACGACCTGCGCCTCACCGTCCCCAGTCGCGGGGAGGGGGTCGCCGGTTGGAGCAGTCAGGTGATCGGCGGACCCGTCGGGCGCTACGCCGCAGTCGGTCGACGGGGCATCTCCTACTCGGTGACGGTGCTCAGTGCGCTCGCGTCTGTGATGGTGGCGCTCGGCGCGTTGAGCAAGGCGTATTGCATCAGCAACGGTTGGGGAGCGCCCGACTCCTTGTGGCGGACCTGTTACTCCGACCTGGCCGTCGGGCTCACCACCGAGGGTGGGCCGTGGGCCAAGGGGTCGGCGGGGGACAACCAGCCGGTGCTGACCGCTGTCCTGCACTGGGTGATCCGACAGATCACGCCGGACGGCTCGACCCTCGCGGTCCAGCAGTACTACTTCGCGTTCGGGGCAGTCGTGATCGCGTTGTCGGTGGCGGCCGCAGTGATCGCGCTGGCCGGCGCCCTGCGTGACACCCCCTGGCTCGCCGCTCACCTGGCGCTCAGCCCGGTGCTGATCACCGCCTCGCTCGTCTCCTTCGACGCGTTCGGTGTCGCGCTCGCGACCATCGGCCTGGTCCTCTGGCTCCGGGACAATTCGCTGGCCGCCGGTGTGCTTCTCGGCGCGGCGGTCATGGCGCGCACGTATCCGTTGATCATCGTGGCGGCCATTGTGCTGGTCGCTCTGCGCGACCGGCGCACGGCCGACCTGACCCGTCTGCTCGCCGCAGGTACGGCCGTGGTCGTCGTCTGTTTCGGGGTCGCTCATCTCGCCGGTGGCGATCCCTTCACCGTGTACCGCACCTGGAACGCGGCAGCACCCGGCTACGGCTCACCGTGGTTCGTGCTGACCCTGCTGAAGGTTCCGGTCGCTGCGTCCACCGCGACCTGGCTGGTGGTCGCCGGCTGGGTGCTGGCGCTGCTGGTGGGCGTGTACCTGGTGCGTCGTCCCAGGCACCTGACGCCACTGCCTCCCCTTGCGCTCACGATGCTGGTCATCGTGATGGCCACCGGCAAGACCTTCCCGGTGCAGCAGGCGCTGTGGATCCTTCCCTTGCTCGCGCTCACCGCCGTCCGTTGGCGTGAACACTTGCTGTGGGCCGGGGTCGAGGTCGCGTACTTCGTGTTGACGATGCTCTACATCGCCTCACGTTCCGATGTCGACAAGGGCGTCCCGGCAGCCCTGTACCTGGTGTTCGCTCTCATCCGGTTGATCGCCTGGGGCGCGATCACCTGGATCAGTTGGGAGACGGCCGAGGAACTTCAGGACTTCCATGACCCGGACGGTGCCGCGCGGCACGAGGAATGGACGACACGGCAGTCGTCCACAGCCGCGGACGAAGGGACCGGCTTCTCCACAGGCGACGGCCGCGATTCGCTGATTGTCAGCGACCGCCTCTAG
- a CDS encoding transglycosylase domain-containing protein has translation MADTDDSQESRPAQRSSRRAVGGRRGEARRSGRRNQPLWLKVALRTMLGFVILGLLGFAALVFVYMRTEIPQPNADAAKQVSIVYYNDGKTELDRFSSVNREDVELAKVPLHVQRAFLAAEDRKFYTNNGVSATGIVRAFWTNLRGGQQQGGSTITQQYVKNYFLTQDRTVSRKLKEVMISIKIDRKYTKDEILKNYLNNIFFGRNSYGIQSASKVYFDKDVSKLTPAEGAFLASVINAPGIYDPANGERAKTAVRGRMDYVLNGMVDMGWMTQQAKDQIRFPAVQPRKAPTYGSGPTGYITASVRNELKSTLKLSDEDIDRGGLRITTTIDKNAQDAAVRAVEDNVPAVSSIPLRAGLVSQKPDGSVVAMYGGKDYRKNNYNSATQAAPQGGSSYKAFGLVGALENGYSLNSRFDGNSPVKLPGLDKPLQNNLGVSYGSVDLSFMMKKSVNTAFLRLNMEMGPAKTRAAAIKAGIPQTSPGLADDTTNILGTASTRVIDMARAYSTISSEGKRATPYFISKVASVTGDYSYAAEPKTEQTIDKDVAADVVNAMAGVNEAGGTGYPSLQGAGFTRPSGGKTGTTDEFKAAWYSGFTPNQLTTSVGMYAGDGTDSLREAAGAEFYGGAVPATIWAEYMNAALKGQPVAKLPEPGNVKGKQPATEYVPPPATTRRPTATSSRPAPSATTTTTTTTTSSPTSSPTSTPSSSPPSTTTSSSTSTTTAPTTTSAPPSTTQPSVPTSTTRPPATTTVPQPTAPAAQPTAPAAPASVPAP, from the coding sequence GTGGCAGACACCGATGACTCGCAGGAATCCCGCCCCGCACAGCGCAGCAGTCGCCGTGCCGTCGGCGGTCGACGTGGCGAGGCAAGGCGCTCCGGACGCAGGAACCAGCCGCTGTGGCTCAAGGTTGCGCTGCGCACGATGCTCGGCTTCGTCATCCTCGGCCTGCTCGGCTTCGCCGCCCTCGTCTTCGTCTACATGCGCACCGAAATCCCGCAGCCGAACGCCGACGCCGCCAAGCAGGTCTCGATCGTCTACTACAACGACGGGAAGACCGAGCTTGACCGGTTCAGCTCGGTCAACCGCGAGGACGTCGAACTTGCCAAGGTGCCGCTGCACGTCCAGCGGGCGTTCCTGGCCGCCGAGGACCGCAAGTTCTACACCAACAACGGGGTCAGTGCGACCGGCATCGTGCGTGCGTTCTGGACGAACCTGCGCGGCGGTCAGCAGCAGGGTGGTTCGACGATCACTCAGCAGTACGTCAAGAACTACTTCCTGACTCAGGACAGGACCGTCAGCCGCAAGCTGAAAGAGGTCATGATCTCGATCAAGATCGACCGCAAGTACACCAAGGACGAGATCCTCAAGAACTACCTGAACAACATCTTCTTCGGGCGTAACTCCTACGGCATCCAGTCGGCCTCGAAGGTCTACTTCGACAAGGACGTCTCCAAGCTGACCCCGGCCGAAGGTGCATTCCTCGCCTCGGTGATCAACGCCCCGGGCATCTACGACCCGGCCAACGGCGAGCGCGCGAAGACCGCCGTCCGTGGACGCATGGACTACGTCCTCAACGGCATGGTGGACATGGGCTGGATGACTCAGCAGGCCAAGGACCAGATCCGCTTCCCGGCGGTGCAGCCGCGCAAGGCGCCGACGTACGGCAGCGGGCCGACCGGCTACATCACCGCCTCGGTGCGCAACGAGTTGAAGAGCACGCTGAAGCTCAGCGACGAGGACATCGACCGCGGTGGTCTGCGGATCACGACGACGATCGACAAGAACGCGCAGGACGCTGCCGTCCGGGCCGTCGAGGACAACGTCCCCGCGGTCTCGTCGATCCCGCTGCGTGCCGGACTGGTCTCGCAGAAGCCGGACGGCTCCGTGGTCGCGATGTACGGCGGCAAGGACTACCGCAAGAACAACTACAACTCCGCGACCCAAGCCGCTCCGCAGGGAGGATCGAGCTACAAGGCCTTCGGCCTGGTCGGTGCATTGGAGAACGGCTACAGCCTGAACAGCCGCTTCGACGGCAACAGCCCGGTCAAGCTGCCCGGTCTCGACAAGCCGCTGCAGAACAACCTCGGTGTGTCCTACGGTTCGGTCGATCTGTCGTTCATGATGAAGAAGTCGGTCAACACGGCATTCCTTCGCCTCAACATGGAGATGGGTCCGGCCAAGACCCGTGCCGCGGCGATCAAGGCCGGCATTCCGCAGACCAGCCCCGGCCTGGCCGACGACACCACGAACATCCTCGGTACCGCCTCGACACGCGTCATCGACATGGCTCGCGCCTACAGCACGATCAGCAGCGAGGGGAAGCGCGCGACTCCGTACTTCATCAGCAAGGTCGCCAGCGTCACCGGTGACTACTCCTACGCGGCCGAGCCGAAGACCGAACAGACCATCGACAAGGACGTCGCCGCTGACGTCGTCAACGCGATGGCCGGCGTCAACGAGGCAGGAGGCACCGGTTACCCGTCGCTGCAGGGTGCCGGATTCACGCGTCCCTCGGGAGGTAAGACCGGCACGACCGACGAGTTCAAGGCCGCCTGGTACTCCGGCTTCACCCCGAACCAGCTCACCACGTCGGTCGGTATGTACGCCGGTGACGGTACCGATTCCTTGCGAGAAGCCGCCGGAGCCGAGTTCTACGGCGGTGCCGTGCCCGCGACGATCTGGGCCGAATACATGAACGCGGCACTGAAGGGGCAACCGGTTGCCAAGCTGCCGGAGCCCGGCAACGTGAAGGGCAAGCAGCCTGCCACCGAGTACGTGCCGCCGCCCGCGACGACCCGCCGTCCGACGGCGACGTCATCGAGGCCGGCGCCGTCCGCGACGACCACGACGACCACGACGACCACGTCGTCGCCGACCTCGAGCCCGACCTCGACGCCGAGTTCGTCGCCGCCCTCGACCACGACGTCGAGCAGCACGTCCACCACCACGGCACCGACGACGACGTCCGCGCCGCCGAGCACGACGCAGCCGTCGGTCCCGACCAGCACTACGCGTCCACCGGCGACCACGACGGTGCCGCAGCCGACCGCACCGGCCGCCCAACCCACCGCACCGGCCGCACCGGCATCGGTCCCGGCTCCCTGA
- a CDS encoding PadR family transcriptional regulator: MSRRGATLELAVLGLLHEQPMHGYELRKRLGGILGAFRVVSFGSLYPCLKSLVSRGWITEHTDSAASKRARISYELTAEGKEQFQTLMEQAGPATWEDDSFDVHFAFFGRADREVRLRILEGRRTRLEERLDTARDQARIRRERSDRYTAELHRHGLESTEREVRWLTELIETERNSSPDPSGSPHKP, translated from the coding sequence ATGTCTCGCCGTGGCGCCACCCTTGAGTTGGCTGTCCTCGGGCTGCTGCACGAACAGCCGATGCACGGGTACGAACTGCGAAAGCGCCTGGGCGGAATCCTCGGAGCCTTCCGGGTGGTGTCGTTCGGATCCCTGTACCCGTGCCTTAAGTCACTGGTGTCCCGCGGATGGATCACCGAGCACACCGATTCGGCGGCCTCCAAGCGTGCCCGGATCAGCTACGAACTCACCGCCGAGGGCAAGGAGCAGTTCCAGACACTCATGGAACAAGCCGGCCCGGCGACGTGGGAGGACGACAGTTTCGATGTCCACTTCGCCTTCTTCGGTCGAGCCGACCGCGAGGTACGACTGCGCATCCTCGAGGGCCGGCGCACCCGGCTCGAGGAGCGACTCGACACCGCACGCGACCAGGCCAGGATCCGGCGCGAACGCAGCGACCGCTACACCGCCGAGCTGCACCGACATGGTCTGGAGTCGACCGAGCGCGAGGTGCGCTGGCTGACCGAACTGATCGAAACCGAGCGCAATTCATCACCCGACCCCTCCGGGTCACCGCACAAGCCCTGA
- a CDS encoding inositol-3-phosphate synthase, whose product MGSIRVAIVGVGNCASSLVQGVEYYKDADATATVPGLMHVKFGEYHVNDVEFVAAFDVDDKKVGKDLAEAINSSENNTIKICDVPTSGVEVQRGHTLDGLGKYYRLTIDESAAEPVDVVKALKDAEVDVLVSYLPVGSEEADKFYAQCAIDAGVAFVNALPVFIASDPEWAAKFEAAGVPIIGDDIKSQVGATITHRVMAKLFEDRGVALDRTYQLNVGGNMDFKNMLERERLESKKVSKTQAVTSNLHGSLAGVGADDRNVHIGPSDYVAWLDDRKWAYVRLEGRAFGDVPLNLEYKLEVWDSPNSAGIIIDAIRAAKIAKDRGIGGALLSASSYLMKSPPEQREDTEGRTKLEAFIKGTEER is encoded by the coding sequence ATGGGTTCCATTCGCGTCGCCATCGTCGGCGTCGGTAACTGCGCCAGCTCGTTGGTGCAGGGTGTCGAGTACTACAAGGACGCGGACGCCACCGCGACCGTCCCCGGTCTGATGCACGTGAAGTTCGGCGAATACCACGTCAACGACGTGGAGTTCGTCGCTGCGTTCGACGTCGACGACAAGAAGGTCGGCAAGGACCTCGCCGAGGCGATCAACTCCTCGGAGAACAACACGATCAAGATCTGTGACGTCCCGACCTCCGGCGTCGAGGTGCAGCGCGGCCACACCCTCGACGGCCTGGGCAAGTACTACCGCCTGACCATCGACGAGTCCGCCGCCGAGCCGGTCGACGTGGTCAAGGCGCTCAAGGACGCCGAGGTCGATGTCCTCGTGTCTTACCTGCCGGTGGGTTCGGAAGAGGCCGACAAGTTCTACGCCCAGTGCGCGATCGACGCCGGCGTCGCCTTCGTCAACGCGCTCCCGGTCTTCATCGCCTCCGATCCGGAGTGGGCGGCGAAGTTCGAGGCTGCAGGCGTGCCGATCATCGGCGACGACATCAAGAGCCAGGTCGGCGCGACCATCACCCACCGCGTGATGGCCAAGCTGTTCGAGGACCGCGGCGTCGCGCTCGACCGCACCTACCAACTCAATGTCGGCGGCAACATGGACTTCAAGAACATGCTCGAGCGCGAGCGCCTTGAGTCCAAGAAGGTCTCCAAGACCCAGGCCGTCACCTCCAACCTGCACGGGTCCCTCGCCGGCGTCGGTGCCGACGACCGCAACGTGCACATCGGTCCCTCGGACTACGTCGCCTGGCTGGACGACCGCAAGTGGGCGTACGTGCGCCTGGAGGGTCGCGCCTTCGGTGACGTGCCGCTGAACCTGGAGTACAAGCTCGAGGTCTGGGACTCCCCCAACTCGGCCGGCATCATCATCGACGCCATCCGTGCGGCGAAGATCGCCAAGGACCGCGGCATCGGCGGCGCTCTGTTGTCGGCGTCGTCGTACCTGATGAAGAGCCCGCCCGAGCAGCGCGAGGACACCGAGGGCCGCACCAAGCTCGAGGCATTCATCAAGGGCACAGAAGAACGCTGA